A part of Geothrix oryzae genomic DNA contains:
- a CDS encoding phosphatidate cytidylyltransferase, with protein sequence MERTTPKVDTKNMTVRVSTALVFGVFFFSLLWLGDRPWAPWTYLALMALATVMGVRELTLMARVRGFNPSLAAGSLVGCGILAHFFLATGSHDPLPLWLVFAAGALVIHFGALFFDPKLEEALPSQAITWLGALYLGFGLGFQQKLFMLQGTLPKTGSRLILALFIITWFGDTAAYFVGSYFGRRKLAPKVSPKKSWEGAFGNLGGNLLGAFLMQATVCPEWSLVDVVSLGLLLGIAGQLGDLVESTWKRSAGVKDSCVGVSIPGHGGILDRVDSLVFAAPVLYAYVHFVHGFN encoded by the coding sequence ATGGAACGGACCACGCCCAAGGTGGACACGAAGAACATGACCGTGCGCGTGAGCACAGCCCTGGTCTTCGGGGTCTTCTTCTTCAGCCTCCTATGGCTCGGCGACCGGCCCTGGGCCCCCTGGACCTACCTGGCCCTCATGGCCCTGGCCACCGTCATGGGCGTTCGCGAGCTGACCCTCATGGCCCGGGTGCGGGGCTTCAACCCCTCCCTGGCCGCCGGGTCCCTGGTGGGCTGCGGCATCCTGGCCCACTTCTTCCTCGCCACGGGGAGCCACGATCCCCTGCCCCTCTGGCTCGTCTTCGCCGCCGGGGCCCTGGTGATCCACTTCGGGGCCCTCTTCTTCGATCCGAAGTTGGAGGAGGCCCTGCCGAGCCAGGCCATCACCTGGCTGGGCGCCCTCTACCTGGGCTTCGGCCTGGGCTTCCAGCAGAAGCTCTTCATGCTGCAGGGCACCCTGCCCAAGACCGGCAGCCGCCTCATCCTGGCCCTCTTCATCATCACCTGGTTCGGCGACACCGCCGCCTACTTCGTGGGCAGCTACTTCGGGCGTCGCAAGCTGGCCCCCAAGGTCAGCCCCAAGAAGAGCTGGGAAGGGGCCTTCGGCAACCTGGGGGGCAACCTCCTGGGCGCCTTCCTGATGCAGGCCACGGTCTGCCCCGAGTGGTCCCTGGTGGATGTCGTGTCCCTGGGCCTGCTGCTGGGCATCGCGGGCCAGCTGGGCGACCTGGTGGAAAGCACCTGGAAGCGCAGCGCCGGCGTGAAGGACTCCTGCGTCGGGGTGAGCATCCCCGGCCACGGCGGCATCCTCGACCGCGTCGACAGCCTGGTCTTCGCGGCGCCGGTGCTCTATGCCTATGTGCATTTCGTCCACGGGTTCAACTGA
- a CDS encoding two-component system sensor histidine kinase NtrB → MPESPSIRPPTPVAATAGAARIAGWYAVISALWILLSDRLVEVVAPSVAWMTRMSILKGWLFVGVTAAMLFVMVKRLVAGLATREAQLDTLVHAIPDLVWLKNPEGVYLACNRAFERFFGAKEAAILGKTDYDFVAKDLADFFRQKDREAMEAGAPRVNEEWVTMADTGERVLLETLKTPMRDASGTMVGVLGIGRDITAQDSHSRERARLEAQLHQAQKMETMGRFAGGVAHDYNNMLGVILANADLALYQMAEDRPERKYLGDIVKAARHSAELTEQMLAFARRQPVHPEAVDLNETVASMLGVLGGLVGDRIELAWRPGPELWPAKVDPTQLRQVVTNLVVNARDAIQTQGRIELETRNEVLAAGDGAVWDGAEPGEYVAIQVRDTGCGMAPELVDHIFEPFFTTKGKGKGTGLGLALVHGIVKQHRGGLQVESAPDRGSTFRILLPRV, encoded by the coding sequence ATGCCCGAGTCCCCCTCGATCCGCCCGCCGACGCCGGTGGCCGCCACGGCCGGCGCCGCCAGGATCGCCGGCTGGTACGCGGTGATCTCGGCGCTGTGGATCCTCCTCTCCGACCGCCTCGTGGAGGTGGTGGCCCCCAGCGTGGCCTGGATGACGCGCATGAGCATCCTCAAGGGCTGGCTCTTCGTGGGCGTGACCGCCGCCATGCTGTTCGTCATGGTGAAGCGCCTGGTGGCGGGCCTCGCCACCCGCGAGGCGCAGCTCGACACCCTGGTGCACGCCATCCCGGACCTGGTCTGGCTGAAGAACCCGGAGGGCGTCTACCTCGCCTGCAACCGCGCCTTCGAGCGGTTCTTCGGGGCCAAGGAGGCGGCCATCCTGGGGAAGACCGACTACGACTTCGTGGCCAAGGACCTGGCGGACTTCTTCCGCCAGAAGGACCGGGAGGCCATGGAAGCCGGGGCGCCACGCGTGAACGAGGAGTGGGTGACCATGGCCGATACCGGGGAGCGGGTGCTCCTGGAGACGCTCAAGACCCCCATGCGCGATGCCAGCGGGACCATGGTGGGCGTGCTCGGCATCGGCCGGGACATCACGGCCCAGGACAGCCACAGCCGGGAGCGGGCGCGACTCGAGGCCCAGCTCCACCAGGCCCAGAAGATGGAGACCATGGGCCGCTTCGCCGGGGGCGTGGCGCACGACTACAACAACATGCTCGGCGTCATCCTCGCCAACGCGGACCTCGCCCTCTACCAGATGGCCGAGGACCGGCCCGAGCGGAAGTACCTGGGGGACATCGTCAAGGCCGCCCGTCACTCGGCCGAGCTGACCGAGCAGATGCTGGCCTTCGCCCGGCGCCAGCCCGTCCACCCAGAGGCCGTGGATCTGAACGAGACCGTGGCCTCCATGCTCGGTGTCCTGGGCGGATTGGTGGGGGACCGCATCGAGCTCGCCTGGAGGCCGGGGCCGGAGCTCTGGCCCGCGAAGGTGGATCCCACCCAGCTCCGGCAGGTGGTGACGAACCTGGTGGTCAATGCCCGGGACGCGATCCAGACGCAGGGCCGCATCGAGCTGGAAACCCGGAACGAGGTCCTGGCGGCGGGGGATGGCGCCGTCTGGGACGGGGCCGAACCGGGCGAGTATGTGGCGATCCAGGTGCGGGACACGGGGTGCGGCATGGCCCCGGAGCTGGTGGACCACATCTTCGAGCCCTTCTTCACCACCAAGGGGAAGGGGAAGGGCACGGGCCTGGGGCTCGCCCTGGTCCACGGCATCGTGAAGCAGCACCGGGGCGGCCTGCAGGTGGAGAGCGCCCCCGACCGGGGCAGCACCTTCCGGATCCTGCTGCCGCGGGTCTGA
- a CDS encoding GxxExxY protein codes for MDTKELRFKDEVFSIVGAAIEVHRALGPGFLEAVYAEAFAKEMALAGIPFEQEVLLQIHYKGEPLKKTYRADFVAFGSILVELKAADGLGESDRAQLLNYLKATGHPVGVLLNFGHHPKLEWIRMVN; via the coding sequence ATGGACACGAAGGAACTGCGCTTTAAAGACGAGGTGTTCTCTATCGTCGGCGCAGCCATCGAGGTCCATCGGGCCCTGGGGCCAGGCTTCCTAGAAGCGGTCTACGCGGAGGCCTTCGCCAAGGAGATGGCTCTTGCAGGGATCCCCTTCGAGCAGGAAGTGCTCCTCCAGATCCACTACAAAGGCGAACCCTTGAAGAAGACATACCGGGCTGATTTCGTGGCTTTCGGATCTATTCTCGTGGAACTTAAGGCCGCCGATGGGCTTGGCGAGTCCGACCGCGCTCAGCTCCTGAATTACCTTAAGGCCACTGGACATCCCGTCGGGGTGCTTCTGAACTTCGGCCATCATCCCAAACTCGAATGGATTCGAATGGTGAATTAA
- the dxr gene encoding 1-deoxy-D-xylulose-5-phosphate reductoisomerase, translated as MRHLALLGSTGSIGTSTLAVVQAHPERLRVVALAAGRNRELLKDQCEAFRPRCVSVGSQEDAQWLRAQLSYQPELHWGPEGLLACALHAEADTVVAAIVGSAGLASTEAALRAGRRVCVANKESLVVGGALMHEAALAGGGELLPVDSEHAALHQLLDGRDPASIREVRITASGGPFRDWPLARIQAATIEQALNHPTWKMGPKITIDSATLMNKGLEVIEASVLFGLRADQVAVTVHPQSQVHAMVGFHDGSYQLQVCANDMKLPIQYCLLYPDKQPGPVAPYPWEEARAWTFEAPDLDRFPCLGLAFEALREGGTAPALLNAANEVAVAAFLQGRLGFWDIQACNRDTLSRLPAEPLGSLPQVLDADQAARRHAEGWVRART; from the coding sequence ATGCGCCACCTCGCCCTCCTCGGCTCCACCGGGAGCATCGGCACCTCCACGCTGGCGGTGGTGCAGGCCCACCCCGAGCGGCTCCGCGTGGTGGCCCTGGCCGCGGGACGGAACCGGGAGCTGCTGAAGGATCAGTGCGAGGCCTTCCGGCCCCGCTGCGTGTCCGTGGGTTCGCAGGAGGACGCCCAGTGGCTGCGCGCCCAACTCTCCTACCAGCCTGAGCTGCACTGGGGCCCCGAGGGGCTCCTGGCCTGCGCCCTCCATGCCGAGGCCGACACGGTGGTGGCGGCCATCGTGGGCAGCGCCGGGTTGGCCAGCACCGAGGCGGCACTGCGGGCCGGCCGCCGGGTCTGCGTGGCCAACAAGGAATCCCTGGTGGTGGGCGGCGCCCTCATGCACGAGGCGGCCCTGGCCGGCGGCGGGGAGCTGCTGCCCGTGGACAGCGAGCATGCGGCCCTGCACCAGCTGCTGGACGGGCGCGATCCGGCCTCCATCCGCGAGGTCCGCATCACGGCCAGCGGCGGCCCCTTCCGCGACTGGCCCCTGGCTCGCATCCAGGCCGCCACCATCGAGCAGGCCCTCAACCATCCCACCTGGAAGATGGGACCCAAGATCACCATCGACAGCGCCACCCTCATGAACAAGGGCCTGGAGGTCATCGAGGCCTCCGTCCTGTTCGGCCTCCGGGCGGACCAGGTGGCCGTCACCGTGCACCCCCAGAGCCAAGTGCACGCGATGGTCGGCTTCCATGACGGCAGCTACCAGCTGCAGGTCTGCGCCAACGACATGAAGCTGCCCATCCAGTACTGCCTGCTGTACCCGGACAAGCAGCCGGGCCCCGTGGCGCCCTACCCCTGGGAGGAGGCCCGCGCCTGGACCTTCGAGGCCCCGGATCTGGACCGCTTCCCCTGCCTGGGTCTGGCCTTCGAGGCCCTGCGGGAGGGCGGCACCGCCCCGGCCCTCCTGAATGCCGCCAACGAGGTGGCCGTGGCCGCTTTCCTCCAAGGGCGCCTCGGATTCTGGGACATCCAGGCCTGCAACCGGGACACCCTGTCCCGGCTTCCCGCGGAACCCCTGGGGTCGCTTCCCCAAGTGCTGGATGCAGACCAGGCCGCGAGGCGTCATGCTGAAGGATGGGTCCGAGCCCGGACCTGA
- a CDS encoding PAS domain S-box protein: protein MVQFNTRANEILLKLVYYGPGLSGKTTNLKSLHAMCTDTQRGEMFSVNTQEDRTLFFDLLPINLGYIYGNAIHLQIYTVPGQVQYDASRRVVLGGADGVVFVADSSEAKMQDNVDSLSNLYHNLNANRLNIKQIPFVLQYNKRDLPDAMAVGVMNRRLNFRSVPYFESVASRGTGVLDTFLSITRETVGYTFKKYHLDKKIKDFDEMLNLIESNVRSSMRELPPPSETDPAPAPAPDATVLRHSNVSVADLVPGKIADAQELLEDALKSNMETARLYSELKQAKEALEKKNEESSQLYAQLDRANQDNLKTRKYLEGLVQNMAEAVISFAPDGRILTWNMAAERIFGYARPEIVGRNMAQLMPDHLVGELEQVVQQVSRGQVIHDAATTRMRKGGLAFPASITYAPVRSADDRILAFSAMVRDTSQTQALEDKLVHSQRHEALGRLVPSLFHEVANRLTPVLLESRLIAEAAMEPHQAEQAARLVQAVESVQSLLQPLQTVLNPPAPNRTPVQVNRLIQEAAALVEAKAQRMDASLELNLDPGLGETSLDATLVLQALTNLLLNGLQSVAGSPAKRLRVATRATGGNLQVVVQDTGPVLSEARQAELFDPAAAATPEALSLPVVDIIARQHGGRLTVRSQEGLGNAYLLELPLEASPAASPAAPATPAPAGLEGRRALVVDDETFLLECLVDALGAWGMEVSSSARGDEAIRELEQGSFDLIVSDIRMPGLSGVELFDWLRTQRPAMTKRILYTTGDSFDAKTRGFLEGNQLPYLGKPFDLKQLKQSLERLIGTPIDA from the coding sequence ATGGTTCAGTTCAACACCCGAGCCAACGAGATCCTGCTCAAGCTGGTCTACTACGGGCCGGGTCTCTCGGGTAAGACGACGAATCTGAAGTCGTTGCACGCCATGTGCACCGACACCCAGCGGGGCGAGATGTTCTCCGTGAACACCCAAGAGGACCGCACCCTCTTCTTCGACCTGCTGCCCATCAACTTGGGCTACATCTACGGCAACGCCATCCACCTGCAGATCTATACGGTGCCGGGGCAGGTGCAGTACGACGCCAGCCGCCGGGTGGTGCTGGGCGGGGCCGACGGCGTGGTCTTCGTGGCGGATTCCAGCGAAGCCAAGATGCAGGACAATGTCGATTCGCTGTCGAACCTGTACCACAACCTCAATGCGAACCGCTTGAACATCAAGCAGATCCCCTTCGTGCTCCAGTACAACAAGCGGGACCTGCCGGACGCCATGGCCGTGGGCGTCATGAACCGGCGCCTGAATTTCCGCAGCGTCCCCTACTTCGAATCCGTGGCCAGTCGGGGCACGGGCGTGCTGGACACCTTCCTGTCCATCACCCGCGAGACGGTGGGCTACACCTTCAAGAAGTACCACCTGGACAAGAAGATCAAGGACTTCGACGAGATGCTGAATCTCATCGAATCCAATGTGCGGTCGAGCATGCGTGAGCTGCCGCCGCCCTCCGAGACCGACCCGGCGCCGGCCCCTGCCCCGGACGCGACCGTGCTGCGGCACAGCAATGTCAGCGTCGCGGACCTGGTGCCCGGGAAGATCGCCGACGCCCAGGAGCTGCTGGAGGATGCCCTCAAGTCGAACATGGAGACGGCGCGGCTCTACTCGGAGCTGAAGCAGGCCAAGGAGGCGCTGGAGAAGAAGAACGAGGAGTCGAGCCAGCTCTACGCCCAGCTGGACCGCGCCAACCAGGACAACCTGAAGACGCGGAAGTACCTCGAAGGCCTCGTGCAGAACATGGCCGAGGCGGTGATCTCCTTCGCGCCGGATGGCAGGATCCTCACCTGGAACATGGCCGCCGAACGGATCTTCGGTTACGCGCGACCCGAGATCGTGGGCCGCAACATGGCGCAGCTCATGCCCGACCACCTGGTGGGGGAGCTGGAGCAGGTCGTCCAGCAGGTGTCCCGGGGCCAGGTGATCCACGACGCGGCCACGACGCGCATGCGCAAGGGGGGCCTGGCCTTCCCCGCCAGCATCACCTACGCGCCGGTGCGGAGCGCCGACGACCGGATCCTGGCCTTCTCCGCCATGGTGCGCGACACCAGCCAGACCCAGGCCCTGGAGGACAAGCTGGTCCACTCCCAGCGGCACGAGGCCCTGGGGCGCCTGGTTCCCTCGCTCTTCCACGAAGTGGCCAACCGCCTGACGCCGGTGCTCCTGGAATCCCGCCTCATCGCCGAGGCCGCGATGGAGCCCCACCAGGCCGAGCAGGCGGCCCGGCTGGTACAGGCCGTGGAGTCCGTGCAGAGCCTGCTGCAGCCGCTCCAGACCGTGTTGAATCCCCCGGCCCCGAACCGGACGCCGGTGCAGGTCAACCGCCTGATCCAGGAGGCCGCGGCCCTGGTGGAAGCGAAGGCCCAGCGCATGGACGCCAGCCTGGAGCTGAACCTGGATCCGGGGCTCGGCGAGACGAGCCTGGACGCCACCCTGGTCCTGCAGGCCCTCACCAACCTGTTGCTGAACGGCCTCCAGTCCGTGGCGGGGAGCCCCGCGAAGCGCCTGCGGGTGGCCACCCGCGCCACGGGCGGGAACCTGCAGGTGGTGGTCCAGGACACGGGCCCGGTCCTTTCGGAGGCGCGGCAGGCCGAGCTGTTCGACCCCGCCGCCGCCGCCACGCCCGAAGCCCTGAGCCTGCCCGTAGTGGACATCATCGCCCGCCAGCACGGGGGGCGCCTCACGGTGCGGAGCCAGGAGGGGCTTGGCAACGCCTACCTGCTGGAGCTTCCCCTGGAGGCTTCTCCCGCCGCCTCCCCCGCCGCACCGGCCACACCCGCCCCCGCAGGGTTGGAGGGCCGCCGGGCCCTGGTGGTGGATGACGAGACCTTCCTGCTGGAGTGCCTCGTGGATGCCCTCGGCGCCTGGGGCATGGAGGTTTCCTCCAGCGCGCGGGGCGACGAGGCGATCCGGGAGCTGGAGCAGGGGAGCTTCGACCTGATCGTGTCCGACATCCGCATGCCGGGGCTCTCCGGCGTCGAGCTGTTCGACTGGCTGAGAACCCAGCGGCCCGCCATGACCAAGCGCATCCTCTACACCACCGGGGATTCCTTCGACGCCAAGACCCGCGGCTTCCTCGAGGGCAACCAGCTCCCCTACCTGGGTAAACCTTTCGATCTAAAGCAGCTGAAGCAAAGTCTCGAGCGCCTGATAGGGACTCCGATCGACGCGTGA
- a CDS encoding glycosyltransferase codes for MDPYLSIIIPIYNEEENIPALWERLSRVMTEHFADPAKPWEIILTDDGSRDRSLAMLIDIAKAEPRVKVVEFNRNYGQHSAIFGAFAEAKGQIIVTLDADLQNPPEEIPKLVAKVEEGFDVVGGWRQGRQANDSFFRTMPSKIVNAVTRRTTGVKLHDYGCMLRAYSRDVVDAMLLCKERSSFIPALANSFAKRITEVPVAHAERAAGESKYGLWKLINLQFDLLTSFSLLPLQALSVFGVLTAGFGFLLFLGLVAYRFLHPEGTAQGVFTLFAILFFFVGCQFVAFGLLGEYIGRIYQEVRDRPRYMVKKVHQAK; via the coding sequence ATGGACCCGTATCTCAGCATCATCATCCCCATCTACAACGAGGAGGAGAACATCCCAGCCCTGTGGGAGCGCCTCTCCCGGGTGATGACGGAGCACTTTGCGGACCCCGCGAAGCCCTGGGAGATCATCCTCACGGACGACGGCAGCCGGGATCGCAGCCTGGCCATGCTGATCGACATCGCCAAGGCCGAGCCCCGGGTGAAGGTGGTGGAGTTCAACCGGAACTACGGCCAGCACAGCGCCATCTTCGGAGCCTTCGCCGAGGCGAAGGGCCAGATCATCGTCACGCTGGACGCGGACCTCCAGAACCCCCCCGAGGAGATCCCCAAGCTCGTGGCGAAGGTGGAGGAGGGCTTCGATGTGGTGGGCGGCTGGCGCCAGGGCCGCCAGGCCAACGACAGCTTCTTCCGCACCATGCCCAGCAAGATCGTCAACGCCGTCACCCGCCGGACCACGGGGGTGAAGCTCCACGACTACGGCTGCATGCTGCGGGCCTACAGCCGCGATGTGGTGGACGCCATGCTGCTCTGCAAGGAGCGGTCGAGCTTCATCCCGGCGCTGGCCAACAGCTTCGCCAAGCGCATCACCGAGGTGCCCGTGGCCCATGCCGAGCGGGCCGCCGGGGAGAGCAAGTACGGCCTCTGGAAGCTCATCAACCTCCAGTTCGACCTGCTCACCAGCTTCAGCCTGCTCCCCCTCCAGGCCCTCAGCGTGTTCGGGGTGCTGACGGCGGGCTTCGGCTTCCTGCTCTTCCTGGGCCTGGTGGCCTACCGCTTCCTGCACCCCGAGGGCACGGCCCAGGGCGTGTTCACCCTGTTCGCCATCCTCTTCTTCTTCGTGGGCTGCCAGTTCGTGGCCTTCGGCCTGCTGGGCGAGTACATCGGCCGCATCTACCAGGAAGTGCGCGACCGGCCCCGGTACATGGTGAAGAAGGTCCACCAGGCCAAGTAG
- a CDS encoding M50 family metallopeptidase: MNRLRLSLSSVFAIAAVSVLAFKLPGVGFWGPILMLGGLIFLHEGGHFLAAKSMGMPVEVFSLGFGTRLFGFKWRETDVRLSILPLGGYVKLAGFNPEEPGAEDPYGFLQQPFRKRMLFYSGGILANLATTLVLFTAVGIHQARVTKVLETWTVVEVVPGSAAEQGGLKAGDELRGIGDLNFPGTEWEAAVAYIQAHADQPVPFRLTREGKPLELPLTPRAEGGKGRLGFMPLPVPTPLEFRPFRPGDLLEGGRYAVGTSWRLTGQVFGFLKRLVSFQAKSAEVAGPIGIIRQGSRAAQHGWETFLFMCGAISLQLAILNALPIPALDGGHMALLAYEKLRRKDLTIELKEKILTGGFLLLASLMALVIFLDLLKLRK, encoded by the coding sequence ATGAACCGTCTTCGCCTCTCTCTGTCGTCTGTCTTTGCGATCGCCGCCGTGTCCGTCCTCGCCTTCAAGCTGCCCGGCGTCGGCTTCTGGGGCCCCATCCTGATGCTGGGCGGCCTGATCTTCCTCCACGAGGGAGGGCATTTCCTGGCCGCCAAGAGCATGGGCATGCCCGTGGAGGTCTTCTCCCTGGGCTTCGGCACTCGCCTCTTCGGGTTCAAGTGGCGCGAAACGGATGTGCGCCTCTCCATCCTGCCCCTGGGCGGCTATGTGAAGCTGGCGGGCTTCAATCCCGAGGAACCCGGCGCCGAGGATCCCTACGGCTTCCTGCAGCAGCCCTTCCGCAAGCGCATGCTCTTCTACAGCGGCGGCATCCTGGCGAACCTGGCCACCACGCTGGTGCTCTTCACCGCCGTGGGCATCCACCAGGCGCGCGTCACCAAGGTGCTGGAGACCTGGACCGTGGTCGAGGTGGTCCCCGGCAGCGCGGCCGAGCAGGGTGGCCTCAAGGCCGGCGACGAGCTCCGCGGCATCGGGGACCTGAACTTCCCGGGCACGGAGTGGGAGGCCGCCGTGGCCTACATCCAGGCGCACGCGGATCAGCCCGTCCCCTTCCGCCTCACCCGCGAGGGCAAGCCCCTGGAGCTCCCCCTCACGCCCCGCGCCGAGGGCGGCAAGGGCCGACTGGGCTTCATGCCCCTGCCCGTGCCCACGCCCCTGGAGTTCCGGCCCTTCCGGCCCGGCGACCTGCTGGAGGGCGGCCGCTACGCCGTGGGCACCTCCTGGCGCCTCACGGGCCAGGTCTTCGGCTTCCTCAAGCGGCTCGTCAGCTTCCAGGCCAAGAGCGCCGAAGTGGCCGGACCCATCGGCATCATCCGCCAGGGCAGCCGCGCCGCCCAGCACGGCTGGGAGACCTTCCTCTTCATGTGCGGCGCCATCAGCCTGCAGCTGGCCATCCTCAACGCCCTGCCCATCCCGGCCCTGGATGGCGGCCACATGGCCCTGCTGGCCTACGAGAAACTCCGCCGCAAGGACCTGACCATCGAACTGAAGGAGAAGATCCTCACGGGGGGCTTCCTCCTGCTGGCCTCCCTCATGGCCCTGGTGATCTTCCTCGACCTCCTGAAGCTGAGGAAGTAG
- the uppS gene encoding polyprenyl diphosphate synthase translates to MSIPTHVAIIMDGNGRWAAQRGWPRIKGHKAGVQAVERILEAASNAGIRHLSLYAFSTENWKRPPQEVGALMALLRMYLRMFVHQLTKKGIRFHHLGALEGMPAGIQADMKTLEAATAQNTGMTFHLAVNYGSRLELAQAARRCVEDGLRPEQVDEAALGARLWTAGVPDVDLLIRTSGEHRISNFLLWQSAYAELHMTDLLWPDFGPAELQEALDDYAQRERRFGGI, encoded by the coding sequence ATGAGCATCCCGACCCATGTTGCGATCATCATGGACGGCAATGGCCGTTGGGCGGCGCAGCGGGGCTGGCCGCGGATCAAGGGCCACAAGGCCGGGGTGCAGGCGGTGGAGCGCATCCTGGAGGCCGCCTCGAATGCGGGCATCCGGCACCTGAGTCTCTACGCCTTCTCCACAGAGAACTGGAAGCGCCCCCCGCAGGAAGTGGGGGCCCTCATGGCCCTCCTCCGCATGTACCTCCGCATGTTCGTCCACCAGCTCACCAAGAAGGGCATCCGCTTCCACCACCTGGGCGCCCTCGAGGGCATGCCCGCGGGCATCCAGGCGGACATGAAGACCCTGGAGGCGGCCACCGCCCAGAACACCGGCATGACCTTCCACCTGGCCGTGAACTACGGGTCCCGATTGGAGCTGGCCCAGGCTGCCCGGCGCTGCGTCGAGGACGGCCTCCGGCCCGAGCAGGTGGATGAGGCGGCCCTGGGGGCCCGGCTCTGGACGGCCGGCGTGCCCGATGTGGACCTGCTCATCCGCACCAGCGGCGAGCACCGCATCTCGAACTTCCTGCTCTGGCAGTCCGCCTACGCCGAACTTCACATGACCGACCTCCTCTGGCCCGACTTCGGTCCCGCGGAACTGCAGGAAGCACTCGACGACTACGCCCAGCGCGAACGACGCTTCGGGGGGATCTGA
- a CDS encoding LytR/AlgR family response regulator transcription factor yields the protein MKPLRVALADDEPLARARLARLLREAGCEVKAELADGAAVLAWLREPKDVDALFLDIQMPGATGLEVAAELADGRQGPPVVFVTAHSEHAVRAFEAAAADYLLKPISADRLARTLARLREGAPRRAEAAPAPSPRFPVKAGEGHVFLDLRRTTHFEVEEEVVWAWAPAQGTPQRHRTAWTTLAEVEAAFPGVELVRIQRHLLLRPEAVLGLRPLEGGRAAVRVGEGLDLEVSRSVTPRLKERLGL from the coding sequence ATGAAACCCCTGCGCGTGGCCCTGGCCGACGACGAACCCCTGGCGCGGGCCCGCTTGGCGCGGCTGCTGCGGGAGGCCGGCTGCGAGGTGAAGGCCGAGCTGGCGGATGGCGCTGCGGTGCTGGCCTGGCTGCGGGAGCCCAAGGATGTGGATGCGCTGTTCCTGGACATCCAGATGCCGGGGGCCACGGGGCTGGAGGTGGCCGCCGAGCTGGCGGACGGTCGTCAGGGCCCGCCGGTGGTGTTCGTCACCGCCCATTCGGAACATGCGGTGCGGGCCTTCGAGGCGGCGGCCGCCGACTACCTCCTGAAGCCCATCTCCGCCGACCGCCTGGCCCGGACGCTGGCGCGGCTGCGGGAGGGCGCCCCCCGGCGCGCCGAGGCCGCCCCGGCGCCCTCCCCCCGCTTCCCCGTGAAGGCCGGGGAGGGCCATGTGTTCCTCGACCTCCGGCGCACCACCCACTTCGAGGTGGAGGAGGAGGTCGTCTGGGCCTGGGCGCCGGCGCAGGGCACCCCGCAGCGCCACCGGACCGCCTGGACGACCCTGGCGGAGGTCGAGGCCGCCTTTCCGGGCGTGGAGCTGGTGCGCATCCAGCGGCACCTGCTCCTGCGACCGGAGGCGGTGCTGGGCCTCCGACCGCTGGAGGGCGGTCGCGCCGCGGTGCGCGTGGGCGAGGGCCTGGACCTGGAGGTGAGTCGCAGCGTGACCCCGAGGCTGAAGGAGCGCCTAGGGCTGTGA
- a CDS encoding response regulator transcription factor, translating to MPEPKILLVEDELSLAEGIKLNLELEGLACTWIPRGDQALKQILAETFDLVILDVMLPGMDGFTICEKVREAKNFTPILFLTAKNTDDDRVHGFETGADDYLGKPFQVRELLLRVRAILRRESWYKSREISSRQVFGSHWVDFDNFCGEGPQGPFQLGVKESMILKLLMERPGQVVSRTDILDKVWGEDAYPTSRTVDNFIVRIRRVMEQDPHHPRWVHTIRSVGYQFDPEGKQRKGEE from the coding sequence ATGCCCGAGCCCAAGATCCTGCTGGTGGAAGACGAGCTCAGCCTCGCCGAGGGCATCAAGCTCAACCTGGAGCTGGAGGGCCTGGCCTGCACCTGGATCCCCCGAGGCGATCAGGCCCTGAAGCAGATCCTGGCCGAAACCTTCGACCTGGTGATCCTCGATGTGATGCTGCCTGGCATGGACGGCTTCACCATCTGCGAAAAGGTCCGCGAGGCCAAGAACTTCACGCCCATCCTCTTCCTCACCGCCAAGAACACGGACGACGACCGCGTCCACGGCTTCGAAACCGGGGCCGACGACTACCTGGGCAAGCCCTTCCAGGTGCGCGAGCTGCTGCTGCGCGTGCGGGCCATCCTGCGCCGCGAGTCCTGGTACAAGAGCCGGGAGATCAGCAGCCGCCAGGTCTTCGGAAGCCACTGGGTGGACTTCGACAACTTCTGCGGCGAAGGGCCCCAGGGCCCCTTCCAGCTGGGCGTGAAGGAAAGCATGATCCTCAAGCTGCTCATGGAGCGGCCGGGCCAGGTGGTGAGCCGCACGGACATCCTGGACAAGGTGTGGGGCGAGGATGCCTACCCCACCAGCCGCACCGTGGACAACTTCATCGTCCGCATCCGCCGCGTCATGGAGCAGGATCCCCACCATCCCCGCTGGGTCCACACCATCCGCAGCGTGGGCTACCAGTTCGATCCGGAAGGGAAGCAGCGCAAGGGCGAGGAATGA